One window of the Microbispora sp. ZYX-F-249 genome contains the following:
- a CDS encoding zinc-binding dehydrogenase encodes MFAATVTQTDPDDPLKGLTLGEHPEPVVPEGWTTVTVRAAALNHHDLWTLKGVGISQDRLPIVLGCDASGVDEEGNEVIVHAVIGTPVGGDETLDPARSLLSEKYDGTFAEKVVVPRRNLVPKPAAITFEEAACLPTAWLTAYRMLFDKAGLEPGSTILVQGAGGGVATALIALGRAGGFRVWATSRSQDKRERALALGADRVFETGARLSERVDAVMETVGEATWKHSLSSLRPGGRIVTCGATSGMVAATQLAQVYFLQKSIIGSTMGTREQLGRLAVFLEQTGVRPAIDRVLPLAEAEEGFAAMHRGEVFGKVVFTL; translated from the coding sequence ATGTTCGCCGCCACCGTCACTCAGACAGATCCGGACGACCCGCTCAAGGGCCTGACGCTCGGGGAGCACCCCGAGCCGGTCGTGCCGGAAGGATGGACGACCGTCACGGTCCGGGCCGCCGCGCTCAACCACCATGACCTGTGGACCCTCAAGGGTGTGGGGATCAGCCAGGACCGGCTGCCGATCGTGCTCGGCTGCGACGCGTCGGGGGTGGACGAGGAGGGCAACGAGGTCATCGTCCATGCCGTGATCGGCACTCCGGTCGGCGGGGACGAGACCCTCGATCCGGCGCGTTCGCTGCTGTCGGAGAAGTACGACGGGACGTTCGCGGAGAAGGTCGTGGTGCCCCGCCGCAACCTGGTGCCCAAGCCAGCGGCGATCACCTTCGAGGAGGCCGCCTGCCTGCCCACGGCCTGGCTGACGGCCTACCGCATGCTCTTCGACAAGGCCGGGCTCGAGCCGGGCTCGACCATCCTCGTCCAGGGCGCCGGCGGCGGCGTGGCGACGGCGCTGATCGCGCTCGGCCGGGCCGGCGGCTTCCGCGTCTGGGCGACCAGCCGCTCGCAGGACAAGCGCGAACGGGCCCTAGCGCTCGGGGCCGACCGGGTCTTCGAGACGGGAGCGCGGCTGTCCGAGCGGGTGGACGCCGTCATGGAGACGGTCGGCGAGGCCACTTGGAAGCACTCGCTGAGCTCCCTGCGCCCGGGTGGCCGGATCGTCACCTGCGGCGCGACGAGCGGCATGGTCGCCGCGACGCAGCTCGCGCAGGTCTACTTCCTGCAGAAGTCGATCATCGGGTCCACGATGGGCACGCGCGAGCAGCTCGGGCGGCTCGCGGTGTTCCTGGAGCAGACGGGCGTCCGGCCGGCGATCGACCGGGTGCTGCCACTGGCCGAGGCGGAGGAGGGGTTCGCCGCCATGCACCGCGGCGAGGTCTTCGGCAAGGTGGTCTTCACGCTCTGA
- a CDS encoding DUF4097 family beta strand repeat-containing protein has protein sequence MPQYTIDSPGRLTFGEVTALSVRVVAGRLAVLASDGPPTLEVTEVDGAPLVVTHDDDGRLTVAYKDLTWDGILGWLRPGPRRTTLTLTVPRTCPVQAGIVSASAVVAGMEGITGVKAVSGDIVLDGVSGEVQAETVSGSVESRGLVGNLSFSSVSGELTVAAGRPRRLRVNTVSGGVTADLDLQPTGHVTLHSMSGTIVVRLPQDVDADVSVHSTSGRIDSAFPELRASAMPGARSLDGRLGGGMASLSATTVSGAVTLLSGQPAGTRTEETA, from the coding sequence ATGCCCCAATACACGATCGACTCTCCCGGACGGCTCACGTTCGGAGAGGTCACCGCGCTCAGCGTGCGCGTCGTGGCCGGCCGGCTGGCCGTGCTGGCCAGCGACGGACCGCCGACGCTCGAAGTGACGGAGGTGGACGGCGCGCCGCTCGTGGTGACGCACGACGACGACGGCCGCCTGACGGTCGCCTACAAGGACCTGACGTGGGACGGCATCCTGGGGTGGCTGCGTCCGGGCCCGCGCAGGACCACGCTGACGCTCACCGTGCCGAGGACGTGTCCCGTCCAGGCCGGGATCGTCTCCGCCTCCGCCGTCGTGGCGGGCATGGAGGGGATCACCGGCGTGAAGGCCGTGTCCGGTGACATCGTCCTCGACGGCGTCAGCGGCGAGGTGCAGGCCGAGACGGTCTCGGGCTCGGTGGAGAGCCGGGGGCTGGTCGGAAACCTGTCCTTCTCCAGCGTCTCCGGGGAACTCACCGTCGCCGCGGGCCGGCCGCGACGGCTGCGGGTGAACACGGTGTCCGGGGGCGTCACCGCGGACCTGGACCTGCAGCCCACCGGGCACGTCACGCTGCACAGCATGTCGGGCACGATCGTCGTACGGCTCCCGCAGGACGTGGACGCCGACGTGTCGGTCCACTCGACCTCAGGCAGGATCGACTCGGCCTTCCCCGAGCTGCGCGCCTCCGCGATGCCGGGAGCCCGCTCGCTCGACGGCCGGCTGGGCGGCGGCATGGCGTCCCTGTCGGCGACCACGGTGTCCGGCGCGGTCACCCTGCTGAGCGGCCAGCCCGCCGGCACGCGAACGGAGGAGACGGCATGA
- a CDS encoding SDR family oxidoreductase: MTALHGKTALVTGAGRGIGRAIAERLAAEGALVAVNYARDEAAAKDTVAAIEARGGRAFAVRAELGVPGDVDELFAGLDRELGPQAPIDILVNNTGITVRGTIEETTPEDYDRAFAVNTRAAFFVTRRALPRIPDGGRIVTVTSGVTRIAFPEAIAYAMTKGALETFTLALAKHLGPRGITVNNVAPGIVDTDMNAEWLRGDEAAWAASAGRAALGRVGTPRDVAGVVAFLASGDAGWVTGTTVDATGGSDL; this comes from the coding sequence ATGACGGCACTGCACGGCAAGACGGCGCTGGTGACGGGCGCGGGCAGGGGGATCGGGCGGGCGATCGCCGAACGGCTGGCGGCCGAGGGGGCGCTGGTGGCGGTCAACTACGCCAGGGACGAGGCGGCGGCGAAGGACACGGTGGCGGCCATCGAGGCCCGGGGCGGCCGGGCCTTCGCGGTGCGGGCCGAACTCGGCGTGCCGGGCGACGTGGACGAGCTGTTCGCCGGGCTGGACCGGGAGCTGGGGCCGCAGGCGCCGATCGACATCCTGGTCAACAACACGGGGATCACCGTGCGGGGAACGATCGAGGAGACCACGCCGGAGGATTACGACAGGGCGTTCGCCGTCAACACGCGGGCGGCCTTCTTCGTCACCCGCCGGGCGCTGCCGCGCATCCCCGACGGCGGGCGGATCGTGACCGTCACCTCGGGGGTGACCCGGATCGCGTTCCCCGAGGCGATCGCGTACGCGATGACCAAGGGCGCGCTGGAGACCTTCACCCTGGCGCTGGCCAAGCACCTCGGGCCCCGGGGGATCACGGTCAACAACGTGGCGCCGGGGATCGTCGACACCGACATGAACGCGGAGTGGCTGCGCGGCGACGAGGCGGCCTGGGCGGCGTCGGCCGGCCGGGCGGCGCTGGGCCGGGTGGGCACGCCGCGGGACGTGGCCGGGGTCGTCGCGTTCCTCGCCTCCGGCGACGCGGGCTGGGTCACCGGCACGACCGTCGACGCCACCGGCGGCAGCGACCTGTGA
- a CDS encoding PadR family transcriptional regulator, with protein MMSPVFGHGRLRLYLLKLLEESPRHGYEVIRLLQDRFLGVYSPSPGTIYPRLARLEDEGLVTHEVVDGKKVFTLTDKGRAELNDRMDELADLEQEITASVQDIAREVKEDVRQTVRSLREELTQMARDIGHDNRDQRREQKEDWRRQRDHAKEEWRRQKEEWRRHKRQWQEESERRQHEWRRLWEESWGFGGGRQGGHDAALSRMLADFVADVHRTSDAGVPDERALAECRAALDEAAERIRRALRP; from the coding sequence ATGATGAGTCCTGTTTTCGGGCACGGCCGGTTGCGGTTGTACCTGTTGAAGTTGCTGGAGGAGAGCCCGCGGCACGGCTACGAGGTCATCCGGCTCCTGCAGGACCGCTTCCTCGGCGTCTACTCCCCCTCTCCCGGCACGATCTATCCCCGGCTGGCCCGGCTGGAGGACGAGGGCCTGGTCACCCACGAGGTCGTGGACGGCAAGAAGGTCTTCACCCTCACCGACAAGGGCCGGGCCGAACTGAACGACCGCATGGACGAGCTGGCCGACCTGGAGCAGGAGATCACCGCCTCGGTCCAGGACATCGCGCGCGAGGTCAAGGAGGACGTGCGGCAGACCGTGCGTTCCCTGCGCGAGGAGCTCACCCAGATGGCCAGGGACATCGGCCACGACAACCGCGACCAGCGGCGTGAGCAGAAGGAGGACTGGCGGCGGCAGCGCGACCACGCCAAGGAGGAGTGGCGCAGGCAGAAGGAGGAGTGGCGCCGCCACAAGCGCCAGTGGCAGGAGGAGAGCGAGCGCCGGCAGCACGAGTGGCGCCGCCTCTGGGAGGAGTCCTGGGGGTTCGGCGGCGGCCGTCAGGGCGGCCATGACGCCGCGCTCAGCCGGATGCTGGCCGACTTCGTCGCCGACGTCCACCGGACCTCGGATGCCGGCGTGCCGGACGAGCGCGCTCTGGCCGAGTGCCGGGCCGCCCTCGACGAGGCCGCCGAGCGCATCCGCCGGGCCCTGCGTCCCTGA
- a CDS encoding YbaB/EbfC family nucleoid-associated protein yields MTTPSPDGDAELLEHVLLEGRATMRRLQDARALVRDVTGRAESPDRAMRAVADGRGEIVELHFDPRVMRLDREALGRQVTAVLRAAQRDAEARTREIMDAALAETADVPAPLDDRFVRDRVERIARDLL; encoded by the coding sequence ATGACGACCCCCTCCCCCGACGGCGACGCCGAGCTGCTGGAGCACGTGCTGCTGGAGGGCCGGGCGACGATGCGGCGGCTGCAGGACGCGCGGGCCCTGGTCCGCGACGTGACGGGACGGGCGGAGAGCCCCGACCGGGCGATGAGAGCCGTGGCCGACGGCCGGGGCGAGATCGTGGAGCTCCACTTCGACCCCCGTGTCATGCGGCTCGATCGCGAGGCGCTCGGCCGGCAGGTCACGGCCGTGCTGCGCGCGGCCCAGCGGGACGCCGAGGCCAGGACCAGGGAGATCATGGACGCCGCCCTCGCCGAGACCGCGGACGTCCCCGCGCCCCTGGACGACAGGTTCGTCCGCGACCGCGTGGAGCGGATCGCCCGCGACCTGCTGTGA
- a CDS encoding B3/B4 domain-containing protein, producing MIDDIWVDDAVTALRPDFAVLVICAYGLRNGPSDDRSRAWLAGAAADAVPPDDPRVEAWRTAYRAFGAKPQRTRPSVDALVRRMPLPEINLVVDAYNTVSVRHGLPIGGEDLRRYRGTARLVRAAGDEPSEEALGDPEIGEVVWRDDAGVTCRRWNWRQCVRTRITEETVDALFLLERLEPLSLDALRAAGDDLAGMLSDIAPDIRIESRLIG from the coding sequence GTGATCGACGACATCTGGGTGGACGACGCCGTCACGGCACTGCGTCCGGACTTCGCCGTCCTGGTGATCTGCGCGTACGGCCTGCGCAACGGGCCGTCCGACGACCGCTCGCGGGCCTGGCTCGCCGGCGCCGCCGCGGACGCCGTGCCGCCGGACGATCCCAGGGTCGAGGCCTGGCGGACGGCCTACCGCGCCTTCGGCGCCAAGCCCCAGCGCACCCGGCCGTCGGTCGACGCGCTGGTCCGCCGGATGCCGCTTCCCGAGATCAACCTGGTGGTGGACGCCTACAACACCGTGTCCGTACGGCACGGCCTGCCGATCGGCGGCGAGGACCTGCGCCGCTACCGGGGCACGGCGCGGCTGGTGCGGGCCGCGGGCGACGAGCCGTCGGAGGAGGCGCTGGGCGACCCGGAGATCGGCGAGGTGGTGTGGCGCGACGACGCCGGGGTCACCTGCCGGCGGTGGAACTGGCGGCAGTGCGTCAGGACGAGGATCACCGAGGAGACGGTGGACGCGCTTTTCCTCCTGGAGCGTCTCGAACCGCTCTCCCTGGACGCGCTGCGTGCGGCGGGCGACGACCTCGCGGGTATGCTGTCCGATATAGCTCCCGATATCCGGATCGAGTCGCGGCTCATCGGCTGA
- a CDS encoding YbaB/EbfC family nucleoid-associated protein, translating to MYGSRMNPADIREEDLARAEEQAERVHAWAERARADLEEITGTGEAASGQVTATVSAEGLVLDVAFGPRAMRLDSRTLAEEVRAAVSRARLDAARRTRELIRDGLPGFDPDEAAAQFERLLDVPWD from the coding sequence GTGTACGGCTCTCGCATGAACCCGGCCGACATCCGCGAGGAGGATCTCGCCCGGGCCGAGGAGCAGGCGGAGCGTGTCCACGCCTGGGCCGAGCGGGCCCGGGCCGACCTCGAAGAGATCACCGGCACGGGCGAGGCGGCCTCCGGTCAGGTGACGGCCACCGTGTCGGCGGAGGGCCTGGTGCTGGACGTGGCGTTCGGGCCGCGCGCCATGCGCCTGGACAGCCGGACGCTGGCGGAGGAGGTCCGCGCCGCCGTGTCCCGGGCCCGGCTCGACGCCGCGCGCCGGACCCGGGAGCTGATCCGCGACGGCCTGCCCGGGTTCGACCCCGACGAGGCCGCCGCCCAGTTCGAGCGGCTGCTCGACGTCCCCTGGGACTGA
- a CDS encoding TetR/AcrR family transcriptional regulator: protein MGRARAFDRDVALNRALEEFWRHGYEATSVAGLTAAMGVNPPSLYAAFGDKRRLFGEAVRRYQETHGAFAARALAGEPSARAAVERLLREAAEVYTDPAHPPGCMVISAGVNTSDPGVIEELRAHREAGKTAIRRRVERDVEAGLLAPETDAPALATFFAAVIQGMSTQARDGATREDLDAVAALAMRAWP, encoded by the coding sequence ATGGGAAGGGCCAGGGCGTTCGATCGGGACGTCGCACTGAACCGGGCGCTGGAGGAGTTCTGGCGGCACGGCTACGAGGCGACCTCGGTCGCCGGGCTGACGGCCGCGATGGGCGTCAACCCGCCCAGCCTCTATGCCGCCTTCGGCGACAAGCGCCGGCTGTTCGGCGAGGCCGTGCGGCGCTACCAGGAGACCCACGGCGCGTTCGCCGCCCGGGCCCTGGCCGGGGAGCCGTCCGCGCGGGCGGCCGTCGAGCGCCTGCTCCGCGAGGCGGCGGAGGTCTACACCGACCCCGCGCACCCGCCCGGGTGCATGGTCATCTCGGCGGGGGTGAACACGAGCGACCCCGGCGTGATCGAGGAACTGCGGGCGCACCGCGAGGCCGGCAAGACGGCCATCCGCCGTCGCGTCGAGCGCGACGTCGAGGCCGGCCTCCTCGCGCCCGAGACCGACGCCCCCGCGCTGGCGACGTTCTTCGCCGCCGTCATCCAGGGCATGTCCACCCAGGCCAGGGATGGCGCGACCAGGGAGGACCTCGACGCGGTGGCGGCACTCGCCATGCGGGCGTGGCCGTAG
- a CDS encoding SSI family serine proteinase inhibitor: protein MKPLLVLLAGAALAAGPSAQAWAHPGAAGDDGRTARSGPLGPVTPARADAAPVRGATLPAPPPPEIALRAARSPASRVRAVILTIADGEQPEPATRSAFLNCAPVGGSHPAPEKACAWLNRSGLDPGALRVNEAQPCTMIYAPVTVTASGIWDGKYFQFRRTFGNDCEKRSAAGELFDF from the coding sequence ATGAAACCGCTGCTTGTTCTCCTGGCCGGTGCGGCGCTGGCCGCCGGCCCCTCTGCCCAGGCCTGGGCCCATCCCGGCGCGGCAGGCGACGACGGAAGGACCGCCCGATCCGGGCCGCTCGGACCCGTGACGCCCGCACGGGCGGACGCGGCGCCGGTGAGGGGGGCCACCCTGCCGGCTCCACCACCGCCCGAGATCGCGCTGCGGGCCGCACGATCGCCGGCCTCCCGGGTGCGGGCGGTGATCCTGACCATCGCGGACGGCGAGCAGCCGGAGCCCGCGACGCGGTCGGCCTTCCTGAACTGCGCCCCGGTGGGCGGCTCACACCCCGCCCCCGAGAAGGCGTGCGCCTGGCTGAACAGGTCGGGCCTCGACCCGGGCGCCCTGCGGGTGAACGAGGCCCAGCCCTGCACGATGATCTACGCACCTGTCACGGTCACCGCCAGCGGCATCTGGGACGGGAAGTACTTCCAGTTCCGGCGTACCTTCGGCAACGACTGTGAGAAGCGGTCGGCCGCCGGGGAATTGTTCGACTTCTGA
- a CDS encoding multifunctional oxoglutarate decarboxylase/oxoglutarate dehydrogenase thiamine pyrophosphate-binding subunit/dihydrolipoyllysine-residue succinyltransferase subunit: MSSESSRTNPLASFGQNEWLVDELYQKYLEDPESVDQAWWHFFADYNGTAKPAPSKSAGAANGATATAAPEAPAPVTPAPQTAPPKPAPKPTPQAKPEAKAPAPAKQQAPVPAGAVEEKLRGAAARTAANMEASLVVPTATSVRAVPAKLLIDNRIVINNHLSRGRGGKISFTHLIGYAIVQALKSMPEMNYSYGEVDGKPVLVKPEHVGLGLAIDVQKSDGTRQLLVPSIKHAETMDFRQFWTAYEEIVRKARGGKLGVEDFQGTTISLTNPGTIGTVHSVPRLMPGQGTIIGVGAMEYPAEYQGASGETLSRLAISKVMTLTSTYDHRIIQGAQSGDFLRRIHQLLLGAEGFYDEIFESLRIPYEPVRWVQDISATHDDDVAKSARVLELIHAYRVRGHLMADTDPLEYRQRKHPDLDIQSHGLTLWDLEREFPTGGFGGKPLMKLRDILGVLRDSYVRTVGIEYMHIQNPEERAWIQARVERPHAKPSREEQLHILRRLNTAEAFETFLQTKYVGQKRFSLEGGESLIPLLDSVISAAAAENLDEVVIGMAHRGRLNVLANIVGKSYAQVFGEFEGNIDPRSAHGSGDVKYHLGASGDFTAPCGNKISTSVVANPSHLEAVDPVLEGVVRAKQDLLERGEEGFTVLPVLVHGDAAFAGQGVVAETLHLSQLRGYRTGGTVHIVVNNQVGFTTSPASSRSSVYATDVARMIQAPIFHVNGDDPEAVVRVGRLAYEYRQTFRKDVVIDMICYRRRGHNEGDNPAFTQPLMYDLIDAKRSTRKLYTEALIGRGDITVEEAEQALRDYQEQLERAFTETREAAKRPLEPGAVVVPEPDEQIPWSHEDTKTAISDEVVKRVIDTQLNLPEGFTVHPRLAPVIQRRGTMISEDAIDWATGELLAFGSLLIDDHPVRLVGQDSRRGTFGQRHAVLVDRVTGEEHTPLKTFNHDTTKFYVYDSLLSEFAAMGFEYGYSVVRPDALVAWEAQFGDFANGAQSIIDEFISSGEQKWGQRSSVVLLLPHGYEGQGPDHSSGRIERYLQLCAQDNMTVAQPSTPANYFHLLRWQVLSQRRKPLIVFTPKSLLRLKAAASATSEFTTGAFRPVIGDSTVDPSAVRRIVVCSGRIYYDLLARREKDGRNDVALVRLERIYPFPENPLKAELGRYPADADLIWAQDEPVNMGPWPYLSLKMVEKPELLGGRTFRRVSRTPNSSPAVGSHAKHDEELHGILGEIFG; encoded by the coding sequence GTGTCGTCTGAGTCGTCGCGGACAAACCCGCTGGCAAGCTTCGGGCAAAATGAGTGGCTTGTCGACGAGTTGTACCAGAAGTATCTCGAAGATCCCGAGTCTGTTGACCAGGCCTGGTGGCACTTCTTCGCTGACTACAACGGGACGGCCAAGCCCGCTCCGTCCAAGTCCGCAGGCGCCGCGAACGGGGCGACCGCGACGGCCGCACCCGAGGCTCCCGCGCCGGTGACCCCGGCGCCGCAGACGGCTCCGCCGAAGCCCGCCCCGAAGCCCACGCCGCAGGCCAAGCCCGAGGCGAAGGCGCCCGCGCCCGCCAAGCAGCAGGCCCCGGTGCCGGCCGGCGCGGTCGAGGAGAAGCTGCGCGGCGCCGCAGCGCGCACGGCCGCCAACATGGAGGCCTCGCTGGTCGTCCCCACGGCCACCAGCGTCCGCGCGGTCCCCGCGAAGCTGTTGATCGACAACCGCATCGTCATCAACAACCACCTGTCCCGCGGCCGCGGCGGCAAGATCTCCTTCACCCACCTCATCGGCTACGCGATCGTCCAGGCGCTCAAGTCCATGCCTGAGATGAACTACTCGTACGGCGAGGTGGACGGCAAGCCGGTCCTCGTCAAGCCGGAGCACGTCGGGCTCGGCCTCGCGATCGACGTGCAGAAGAGCGACGGCACCCGCCAGTTGCTGGTGCCGTCCATCAAGCACGCCGAGACGATGGACTTCCGCCAGTTCTGGACCGCGTACGAGGAGATCGTGCGCAAGGCCCGCGGCGGCAAGCTGGGCGTGGAGGACTTCCAGGGCACCACGATCTCCCTGACGAACCCCGGCACGATCGGCACGGTCCACTCGGTGCCGCGGCTGATGCCCGGCCAGGGCACGATCATCGGCGTCGGCGCGATGGAGTACCCGGCGGAGTACCAGGGCGCCTCCGGGGAGACGCTGTCCCGCCTGGCCATCAGCAAGGTGATGACGCTCACCTCCACCTACGACCACCGGATCATCCAGGGTGCCCAGTCGGGCGACTTCCTGCGCCGCATCCACCAGCTCCTGCTCGGCGCCGAAGGCTTCTACGACGAGATCTTCGAGTCGCTGCGCATCCCGTACGAGCCGGTCCGCTGGGTGCAGGACATCTCGGCCACCCACGACGACGACGTGGCCAAGTCGGCCCGCGTGCTTGAGCTCATCCACGCCTACCGGGTCCGCGGCCACCTCATGGCCGACACCGACCCGCTGGAGTACCGCCAGCGCAAGCACCCCGACCTCGACATCCAGTCGCACGGCCTGACGCTGTGGGACCTGGAGCGCGAGTTCCCGACGGGCGGCTTCGGCGGCAAGCCGCTGATGAAGCTGCGCGACATCCTCGGCGTGCTGCGCGATTCGTACGTCCGCACGGTCGGCATCGAGTACATGCACATCCAGAACCCCGAGGAGCGGGCCTGGATCCAGGCGCGGGTGGAGCGGCCGCACGCCAAGCCCAGCCGCGAGGAGCAGCTGCACATCCTGCGCCGGCTCAACACCGCCGAGGCGTTCGAGACGTTCCTGCAGACCAAGTACGTCGGCCAGAAGCGGTTCTCGCTCGAGGGCGGCGAGTCGCTGATCCCGCTGCTCGACTCGGTGATCAGCGCGGCGGCCGCGGAGAACCTCGACGAGGTCGTCATCGGCATGGCCCACCGCGGCCGGCTCAACGTGCTCGCCAACATCGTGGGCAAGTCGTACGCCCAGGTCTTCGGCGAGTTCGAGGGCAACATCGACCCCCGCAGCGCGCACGGCTCCGGCGACGTGAAGTACCACCTCGGCGCGAGCGGCGACTTCACCGCCCCGTGCGGCAACAAGATCAGCACGTCCGTGGTCGCCAACCCCTCGCACCTGGAGGCCGTCGATCCCGTCCTGGAGGGCGTGGTCCGCGCCAAGCAGGACCTGCTGGAGCGCGGCGAGGAGGGCTTCACCGTCCTGCCCGTGCTCGTCCACGGCGACGCGGCATTCGCCGGCCAGGGCGTGGTCGCCGAGACCCTGCACCTGTCCCAGCTGCGCGGCTACCGCACCGGCGGCACCGTGCACATCGTGGTGAACAACCAGGTCGGCTTCACCACCTCCCCCGCGTCCTCGCGCTCCAGCGTGTACGCCACCGACGTCGCGCGCATGATCCAGGCGCCGATCTTCCACGTGAACGGCGACGACCCCGAGGCGGTCGTCCGCGTCGGCCGGCTCGCCTACGAGTACCGCCAGACGTTCCGCAAGGACGTCGTGATCGACATGATCTGCTACCGGCGGCGCGGTCACAACGAGGGCGACAACCCGGCCTTCACCCAGCCGCTGATGTACGACCTCATCGACGCCAAGCGCTCGACCCGCAAGCTGTACACCGAGGCCCTCATCGGCCGCGGGGACATCACGGTCGAGGAGGCCGAGCAGGCCCTGCGCGACTACCAGGAGCAGCTGGAGCGGGCCTTCACCGAGACCCGCGAGGCCGCCAAGAGGCCGCTGGAGCCCGGCGCGGTCGTGGTGCCCGAGCCCGACGAGCAGATCCCGTGGTCGCACGAGGACACCAAGACGGCGATCTCGGACGAGGTCGTCAAGCGGGTCATCGACACCCAGCTCAACCTGCCCGAGGGCTTCACCGTCCACCCGCGCCTCGCCCCGGTGATCCAGCGCCGCGGCACCATGATCTCCGAGGACGCGATCGACTGGGCGACCGGTGAGCTGCTCGCGTTCGGCTCGCTGCTCATCGACGACCACCCGGTCCGTCTGGTGGGCCAGGACTCCCGCCGCGGCACCTTCGGCCAGCGCCACGCCGTGCTGGTCGACCGCGTCACCGGCGAGGAGCACACCCCGCTCAAGACGTTCAACCACGACACCACGAAGTTCTACGTGTACGACTCGCTGCTCAGCGAGTTCGCCGCGATGGGCTTCGAGTACGGCTACAGCGTGGTCCGCCCGGACGCCCTGGTCGCCTGGGAGGCGCAGTTCGGCGACTTCGCCAACGGCGCCCAGTCGATCATCGACGAGTTCATCTCGTCGGGCGAGCAGAAGTGGGGCCAGCGCTCCTCGGTCGTGCTGCTGCTGCCGCACGGCTACGAGGGCCAGGGCCCGGACCACTCCTCCGGCCGCATCGAGCGCTACCTGCAGCTGTGCGCGCAGGACAACATGACGGTGGCGCAGCCGAGCACCCCGGCGAACTACTTCCACCTGCTGCGCTGGCAGGTGCTCTCGCAGCGGCGCAAGCCCCTGATCGTGTTCACGCCCAAGTCGCTGCTGCGGCTCAAGGCGGCGGCCTCGGCGACGTCGGAGTTCACCACCGGCGCCTTCCGCCCGGTCATCGGCGACTCGACGGTGGACCCGTCGGCGGTCCGGCGGATCGTGGTCTGCTCGGGCAGGATCTACTACGACCTGCTCGCGCGGCGCGAGAAGGACGGCAGGAACGACGTGGCGCTGGTGCGCCTCGAGCGCATCTACCCGTTCCCGGAGAACCCGCTCAAGGCCGAGCTCGGCCGCTACCCCGCCGACGCGGACCTCATCTGGGCGCAGGACGAGCCCGTCAACATGGGCCCGTGGCCGTACCTGAGCCTGAAGATGGTGGAGAAGCCCGAGCTGCTCGGGGGCCGCACCTTCCGCCGGGTCTCGCGTACGCCGAACTCCTCGCCGGCCGTCGGCTCCCACGCCAAGCACGACGAGGAGCTGCACGGGATCCTGGGCGAGATCTTCGGCTGA
- a CDS encoding DUF6104 family protein, whose amino-acid sequence MYFTDRGIEELVERRGQEEVSVGWLAERLREFVDLNPEFEVPVERLATWLARLDEDDD is encoded by the coding sequence ATGTATTTCACCGACAGGGGGATCGAGGAGCTCGTCGAGCGCCGCGGCCAGGAGGAGGTCAGCGTCGGCTGGCTCGCGGAGCGGCTGCGCGAGTTCGTGGACCTGAACCCCGAGTTCGAGGTGCCCGTGGAGCGGCTGGCGACCTGGCTCGCCCGCCTCGACGAGGACGACGACTGA